From a region of the Mycobacterium sp. SMC-8 genome:
- a CDS encoding nuclear transport factor 2 family protein produces the protein MDDAAVLVEIEAIKQLKARYCRYLDTKDWNSWRSLFTDDFHSDTTGAGGTVIDGADEFVAFTRKSLGARATVHQVHAPEIALSSPTTANGVWALEDVVRLAPGVNMRGYGHYTEAYAKIDGRWVITSSTLTRLREDIFNLAVSVYVSDRIKRTVGRVGRRLVR, from the coding sequence ATGGATGACGCCGCCGTGCTGGTGGAGATCGAGGCGATCAAGCAGCTCAAGGCACGCTACTGCAGATACCTGGACACCAAGGACTGGAACTCCTGGCGGTCGCTGTTCACCGACGACTTCCACAGCGACACCACCGGGGCCGGCGGAACAGTGATCGACGGCGCCGACGAGTTCGTCGCGTTCACCCGCAAAAGCCTCGGCGCCCGCGCGACCGTGCATCAGGTACACGCGCCGGAGATCGCGCTGTCGTCGCCGACGACCGCGAACGGGGTCTGGGCGCTGGAGGACGTGGTGCGGCTGGCGCCCGGGGTGAACATGCGCGGATACGGCCACTACACGGAGGCATACGCGAAGATCGACGGCCGCTGGGTGATCACCTCGTCCACGCTGACCCGGCTGCGCGAGGACATCTTCAACCTCGCGGTGTCGGTGTACGTGTCGGACCGGATCAAGCGGACCGTGGGCCGGGTGGGCCGCCGGTTGGTGCGCTGA
- the rpsP gene encoding 30S ribosomal protein S16: protein MAVKIKLARFGKIRNPQYRIAVADARNRRDGRAIEVIGRYHPKEEPSVIEIDSERAQYWLGVGAQPTEPVLQLLKITGDWQKFKGLPGAEGTLKVKEPKPSKLDLFNAALAEADGAPATAATTPKKKKAPAKKDEAAESAETTGAEAPAAEAPAESES from the coding sequence ATGGCTGTCAAGATCAAGCTCGCCCGCTTCGGCAAGATCCGCAATCCGCAGTACCGCATCGCCGTCGCCGATGCGCGCAACCGCCGCGACGGTCGCGCCATCGAGGTCATCGGCCGGTACCACCCGAAGGAAGAGCCGAGCGTCATCGAAATCGACTCGGAGCGCGCACAGTACTGGTTGGGCGTCGGCGCCCAGCCCACCGAGCCCGTGCTGCAGCTGCTGAAGATCACCGGCGACTGGCAGAAGTTCAAGGGCCTGCCGGGTGCGGAAGGCACGCTGAAGGTCAAGGAACCCAAGCCGTCCAAGCTGGACCTGTTCAACGCCGCCCTCGCCGAGGCCGACGGCGCCCCGGCCACCGCGGCCACCACGCCGAAGAAGAAGAAGGCGCCGGCCAAGAAGGACGAGGCCGCCGAGTCGGCCGAGACCACCGGGGCCGAGGCGCCCGCCGCCGAGGCTCCTGCCGAGTCCGAGAGCTGA
- a CDS encoding RNA-binding protein, giving the protein MSSVVVDAVEHLVRGIVDNPDDVRVDMVTNRRGRTVEVHVHPDDLGKVIGRGGRTATALRTLVAGIGGRGIRVDVVDTDQ; this is encoded by the coding sequence GTGAGCTCTGTCGTCGTCGACGCCGTCGAGCATCTGGTCCGCGGAATCGTCGACAACCCCGATGACGTCCGTGTCGACATGGTGACCAATCGCCGTGGCCGCACCGTCGAGGTCCACGTCCACCCCGATGACCTCGGCAAGGTCATCGGCCGGGGCGGTCGCACCGCGACTGCGCTGCGCACGCTGGTGGCGGGCATCGGCGGTCGAGGGATCCGCGTCGACGTGGTGGACACCGACCAGTAG
- a CDS encoding D-alanyl-D-alanine carboxypeptidase family protein, with product MRRRLAGLALALSAVLPAAPLSAAPTTQAQPVAEPVAAQPLPDGPAQAWLVADLDTGRVLASKDPYGSYAPASTIKVLLAMTVLDHLRPDNFARANESHTKVECSCVGLKPGQAYTTAQLVAAILMVSGNDAANMLADMLGGQRVAVAAMNRKAALVGARGTKASSPSGLDGPGWESVTTPHDLAVIMRAALKYPLIAQIMRSPSAPFPGKTLHNQNELLSRYPGDLGGKTGFTNLARKTYVGAAQRGSRRLVVVQMYGTGDLYGQAIRLLDYGFSQP from the coding sequence GTGCGAAGACGACTCGCGGGGCTGGCGCTCGCCCTCAGCGCGGTGCTGCCTGCGGCCCCGCTGTCGGCTGCACCGACTACGCAAGCCCAGCCTGTCGCTGAACCCGTTGCAGCGCAACCACTTCCGGATGGACCGGCCCAGGCCTGGCTGGTTGCCGATCTCGACACCGGTCGCGTGCTGGCCAGCAAGGACCCGTACGGCAGCTACGCCCCGGCCAGCACGATCAAGGTGCTGCTGGCGATGACGGTGCTCGACCATCTTCGGCCGGACAACTTCGCGCGCGCCAACGAATCCCACACCAAGGTCGAATGTTCCTGTGTGGGGCTCAAACCCGGGCAGGCCTACACCACCGCGCAACTGGTCGCGGCGATCCTGATGGTGTCGGGCAACGATGCGGCCAACATGCTGGCCGACATGCTCGGCGGGCAGCGGGTCGCCGTCGCGGCGATGAACCGCAAGGCAGCGCTGGTCGGCGCACGCGGCACCAAGGCGTCGTCGCCGTCGGGACTGGACGGACCCGGCTGGGAATCCGTCACCACCCCGCACGACCTCGCCGTCATCATGCGCGCGGCACTGAAGTATCCGTTGATCGCGCAGATCATGCGGTCCCCGTCCGCGCCGTTCCCCGGAAAGACGCTGCACAACCAGAACGAGTTGCTCAGCCGCTATCCCGGCGATCTCGGCGGAAAGACGGGTTTCACCAACCTGGCGCGCAAGACCTACGTCGGCGCGGCGCAACGCGGCAGCCGGCGCCTGGTCGTCGTCCAGATGTACGGCACCGGCGACCTCTACGGTCAGGCGATCCGGCTGCTGGACTACGGATTCAGCCAGCCGTGA
- the trmD gene encoding tRNA (guanosine(37)-N1)-methyltransferase TrmD: MKIDVVTIFPAFLDALRQALPGKAIEAGIVGLAVHDLRDWTHDVHRSVDDSPYGGGPGMVMKAPVWGAALDEICTPESLLVVPSPAGRLFTQATAQRWAGERHLVFACGRYEGIDQRVMDDAARRMRVEEVSIGDYVLPGGESAAVVMIEAVVRLLPDVLGNPASYQDDSHSELVGGLLEGPSYTRPASWRGLDVPEVLLSGNHARIAAWRREQGLRRTQERRPDLLERNDGQDRPD, encoded by the coding sequence GTGAAGATTGATGTCGTCACCATCTTCCCCGCGTTCCTGGACGCGCTGCGGCAGGCGTTGCCCGGCAAAGCGATCGAGGCGGGGATCGTGGGATTGGCGGTGCACGACCTGCGGGACTGGACGCACGACGTGCACCGCTCGGTAGACGACTCGCCGTACGGCGGCGGCCCCGGAATGGTGATGAAAGCGCCGGTCTGGGGTGCGGCGCTCGACGAGATCTGCACGCCGGAAAGCCTTTTGGTGGTGCCGTCGCCGGCAGGACGGCTGTTCACACAGGCCACCGCGCAGCGGTGGGCGGGGGAGCGCCACCTGGTGTTCGCATGCGGGCGGTATGAGGGCATCGATCAGCGGGTGATGGACGACGCCGCCCGGCGGATGCGGGTCGAAGAGGTCTCGATCGGCGACTACGTGCTGCCCGGCGGTGAGTCCGCCGCGGTGGTGATGATCGAGGCCGTCGTGCGTCTGCTGCCCGACGTCCTGGGCAATCCTGCTTCCTACCAGGACGATTCGCACTCCGAACTGGTCGGCGGTCTGCTGGAGGGGCCCAGCTACACGCGGCCCGCGAGCTGGCGCGGACTCGATGTTCCCGAGGTGCTGCTCTCCGGTAACCACGCCCGGATCGCCGCCTGGCGACGCGAGCAGGGGCTGCGGCGCACGCAGGAGCGGCGCCCGGACCTGCTGGAGCGCAACGACGGCCAGGACCGGCCCGACTAG
- the ffh gene encoding signal recognition particle protein, whose translation MFESLSDRLTGALSGLRGKGRLTDADIDATAREIRLALLEADVSLPVVRAFISRIKDRAKGAEVSAALNPAQQVVKIVNEELIGILGGQTRQLAFARNPPTVIMLAGLQGSGKTTLAGKLARWLKGQGHTPLLVACDLQRPGAVNQLQIVGERAGVSVFAPHPGVSPDGATIEQMTTGDPVSVAAAGLAEAKAKLFDVVIVDTAGRLGIDEELMAQAAAIRDAVNPDEVLFVLDAMIGQDAVTTADAFREGVGFTGVVLTKLDGDARGGAALSVREVTGVPILFASAGEKLEDFDVFHPDRMASRILGMGDVLTLIEQAEQHFDAAQAEATAAKIGSGELTLEDFLEQMLMIRKMGPIGNLLGMLPGAGQMKDALAAVDDSQLDRVQAIIRGMTPQERADPKIINASRRLRIANGSGVTVAEVNQLVDRFFDARKMMSQMAGQMGMPFGRKNTRKAGKGKNKQAGKKGRKGPTPPKRNPLGAGMPGMPAGFPDLSNMPKGLDELPPGLADIDLSKLKFPKN comes from the coding sequence GTGTTTGAATCCCTGTCCGACCGGTTGACCGGAGCCCTCTCGGGCTTGCGCGGCAAGGGTCGGCTCACCGACGCCGACATCGATGCCACCGCGCGCGAGATCCGACTGGCACTTCTCGAGGCCGACGTCTCGCTGCCCGTCGTGCGCGCGTTCATCTCGCGCATCAAGGACCGCGCCAAGGGCGCCGAGGTGTCCGCGGCGCTGAATCCCGCCCAGCAGGTCGTCAAGATCGTCAACGAGGAGCTCATCGGGATCCTCGGTGGCCAGACGCGCCAGCTGGCGTTCGCGCGCAACCCACCGACGGTCATCATGCTGGCCGGTCTGCAGGGTTCGGGTAAGACGACGCTGGCAGGCAAGCTCGCCCGGTGGCTCAAAGGCCAGGGGCACACACCGCTGCTGGTGGCCTGTGACCTGCAGCGGCCGGGGGCGGTCAACCAGCTGCAGATCGTCGGTGAGCGGGCGGGCGTGAGCGTGTTCGCGCCGCACCCGGGCGTGTCCCCGGACGGCGCGACGATCGAGCAGATGACCACCGGCGATCCGGTGTCGGTGGCGGCGGCGGGTCTGGCCGAGGCCAAGGCCAAGCTCTTCGACGTGGTGATCGTCGACACCGCGGGCCGGCTCGGCATCGACGAGGAGCTGATGGCGCAGGCCGCGGCGATCCGCGACGCCGTGAACCCCGACGAGGTGCTGTTCGTCCTCGACGCGATGATCGGTCAGGACGCGGTGACCACCGCCGACGCGTTCCGCGAGGGCGTCGGATTCACCGGTGTGGTGCTGACCAAGCTCGACGGCGACGCCCGCGGCGGCGCGGCACTGTCGGTGCGGGAGGTCACCGGGGTGCCGATCCTGTTCGCATCGGCGGGGGAGAAGCTCGAGGACTTCGACGTCTTCCATCCTGACCGGATGGCCAGCCGGATCCTCGGCATGGGCGATGTGCTGACCCTCATCGAGCAAGCCGAGCAGCACTTCGACGCCGCGCAGGCCGAGGCCACCGCGGCCAAGATCGGCAGCGGTGAGCTGACGCTCGAGGACTTCCTCGAGCAGATGCTGATGATCCGCAAGATGGGGCCGATCGGGAACCTGCTGGGCATGCTGCCCGGTGCGGGCCAGATGAAGGATGCGCTGGCCGCGGTCGACGACAGCCAGCTCGACCGCGTGCAGGCCATCATTCGGGGTATGACGCCGCAGGAGCGCGCGGACCCCAAGATCATCAATGCCTCCCGCCGGCTGCGTATCGCCAACGGCTCCGGCGTCACGGTGGCCGAGGTCAACCAGCTCGTCGACCGGTTCTTCGATGCCCGCAAGATGATGTCGCAGATGGCCGGACAGATGGGGATGCCGTTCGGCCGCAAGAACACGCGTAAGGCCGGCAAGGGCAAGAACAAGCAGGCGGGCAAGAAGGGACGCAAGGGACCGACGCCGCCGAAGCGCAATCCGCTCGGCGCCGGTATGCCCGGGATGCCTGCCGGCTTCCCCGACCTGTCGAACATGCCCAAGGGGCTCGACGAGCTGCCGCCGGGACTGGCCGACATCGATCTGTCGAAGCTGAAGTTTCCCAAGAATTGA
- a CDS encoding D-alanyl-D-alanine carboxypeptidase family protein: MRTLLACLGAVLCLTGGFSLPPAGAVPVTGIVQPAGSTPIPDGPAQAWIVADMDTGEVLAARDEHGHYAPASTIKVLLAMVVLDELPLDATIVANEADTRVECNCAGVAPGQTYTTRQLLEALLLVSGNDAANTLATMLGGHDVAVTKMNAKAAMLGAYGTNAGSPSGIDGPGIDIWSTPHDLAVIFRAAMGNPVFAQITAQPTAVFPTKAGDVVLVNQNELLHRYPGAFGGKTGYTDLARKTFVGGAARNGRHLVVALMYGLVKDGGPTYWDQAAALLDWGFALGPNSGVSRF; the protein is encoded by the coding sequence GTGCGAACGCTTCTCGCGTGCCTCGGCGCCGTGCTGTGCCTGACCGGCGGGTTCTCTCTTCCCCCGGCCGGCGCAGTGCCTGTCACGGGGATCGTGCAGCCCGCAGGTTCGACGCCGATCCCCGACGGCCCCGCCCAGGCCTGGATCGTCGCCGACATGGACACCGGCGAGGTGTTGGCCGCCCGCGACGAGCACGGGCATTACGCCCCGGCCAGCACCATCAAGGTGCTGCTGGCCATGGTCGTGCTCGACGAACTCCCGCTGGACGCGACCATCGTCGCCAACGAGGCCGACACCAGGGTCGAGTGCAACTGCGCCGGGGTGGCTCCCGGTCAGACGTACACGACCCGTCAGCTGCTGGAGGCTCTGCTGCTGGTGTCGGGCAACGACGCCGCCAACACGCTGGCCACCATGCTCGGCGGGCACGACGTCGCGGTGACGAAGATGAACGCCAAGGCCGCGATGCTGGGCGCCTACGGCACGAACGCGGGCTCGCCATCGGGTATCGACGGACCCGGCATCGACATCTGGTCCACCCCGCACGATCTCGCGGTGATCTTCCGCGCCGCTATGGGCAACCCGGTGTTCGCGCAGATCACCGCCCAGCCCACCGCGGTCTTCCCGACCAAGGCCGGGGACGTCGTACTGGTCAACCAGAACGAACTGCTGCACCGCTATCCGGGCGCCTTCGGCGGCAAGACCGGCTACACCGATCTGGCCCGCAAGACCTTCGTCGGCGGCGCTGCCCGCAACGGCCGCCACCTGGTCGTGGCGCTGATGTACGGGTTGGTCAAGGACGGCGGGCCGACGTACTGGGACCAGGCGGCGGCGCTGCTGGATTGGGGTTTCGCGCTGGGCCCGAACTCCGGCGTCAGCCGGTTCTGA
- a CDS encoding [protein-PII] uridylyltransferase: MKEQRSHSAAGAPRWERPAAVSSRPATDLVAAAEQLVSGSHQLDAAALRDALLDLYDFWLTTKATEIGITATSGFAIVATGGLGRGELLPYSDLDLMLLHDNMPPEDIAEVAELLWYPLWDANIRLDHSVRTVPGALRVAGEDISAGLAMLEARHIAGDGDLSALLIGGARRQWRTGIASRFDELVEHTRARWQRSGEIAHRAEPDLKCGRGGLRDVQLLNALAIAQLADVYPSRSLASPIETLGEAHLSLLNVRTELHRVAGRGRELLLAQHADEIGAALRIGDRFDLARMLSDAARTVSYYVDAGIRTAANALPRRGLAVLRRPVRRPLDEGVIEFNGEVILARDARPERDPGLILRVAAASATTGLPMAASTLSRLAAAAPELRTPWPRQALKDLLVMLAAGPSAVATIEALDRTGLWGRLFPEWGAVRDLPPRDVVHIWTVDRHLVETVSRASAFTTRVSRPDLLVLGALVHDIGKGRGGDHSVIGAELADQIGSRLGLWPSDIKILSTLVRHHLLLAHTATRRDLQDPTTISAVVDALDGDPVVLELLHALAEADSLATGPGVWGDWKASLIGELVRRCRLVMAGEPFPHPDPIDPRFVELAREVGVHVELTPADTPHIYNVTMIAPDSRGVLSKAAGVLALNSLRVHSASVNGHEGSAINSFVVSPHFGTPPAAQLLRQQLILALDGELDVMGLLEKKEADAAGTVRAGEIRAAVPINAPAAPPLVLWHDGAGAGQAVAEIRATDRAGLLAVLTRVFERAGADIAWAKVTTMGSSVVDAFGIVLPTDDPAARHNVERELYAVLPAPPAKPAAVEAS; encoded by the coding sequence ATGAAAGAGCAGAGATCTCATTCCGCCGCCGGCGCTCCCCGTTGGGAGCGTCCGGCGGCGGTATCGTCGCGGCCGGCAACCGATCTCGTCGCCGCAGCCGAGCAGTTGGTCTCCGGCAGCCACCAGCTCGACGCGGCGGCGCTGCGCGACGCACTGCTCGATCTCTACGACTTCTGGCTCACCACAAAGGCCACCGAGATCGGCATCACCGCGACGAGCGGGTTCGCCATCGTCGCGACCGGCGGTCTGGGGCGCGGCGAGCTGTTGCCGTACTCGGACCTGGATCTGATGCTGCTGCACGACAACATGCCACCCGAGGACATCGCTGAGGTGGCCGAATTGTTGTGGTATCCATTGTGGGACGCCAACATTCGCCTCGACCACAGCGTCCGTACGGTGCCCGGGGCGCTGCGCGTCGCGGGTGAGGACATCTCGGCGGGGCTGGCGATGCTCGAGGCGCGGCACATCGCCGGTGACGGCGACCTGTCCGCACTGCTGATCGGCGGGGCCCGGCGGCAGTGGCGCACCGGGATCGCGTCGCGGTTCGACGAACTCGTCGAGCACACCAGAGCCCGGTGGCAACGCAGCGGCGAGATCGCGCACCGCGCCGAGCCGGATCTCAAGTGCGGCAGGGGTGGGCTGCGCGACGTCCAACTCCTCAATGCGCTGGCGATCGCCCAGTTGGCCGACGTTTACCCCAGCCGTTCATTGGCCTCACCGATCGAAACCCTTGGCGAGGCGCATCTTTCGCTGCTCAACGTCCGCACCGAGCTGCACCGGGTGGCCGGCCGCGGCCGGGAACTCCTGCTGGCCCAGCACGCCGACGAGATCGGTGCCGCGCTGCGCATCGGCGATCGGTTCGACCTGGCGCGCATGCTCTCCGATGCCGCCCGCACCGTCAGCTACTACGTCGACGCGGGTATCCGCACCGCGGCCAACGCGCTGCCCCGGCGTGGGCTGGCCGTGCTCCGCCGACCCGTCCGCCGACCGCTCGACGAAGGGGTCATCGAGTTCAACGGCGAGGTGATCCTGGCCCGCGACGCCCGTCCGGAGCGCGACCCCGGACTGATCCTGAGGGTGGCCGCCGCGTCGGCGACCACGGGGCTGCCGATGGCGGCCTCGACCTTGAGTCGGCTGGCCGCGGCCGCGCCGGAACTGCGGACACCGTGGCCGCGGCAGGCCCTCAAGGATCTGTTGGTGATGCTGGCGGCAGGGCCGTCGGCGGTGGCCACCATCGAGGCCCTCGACCGCACCGGGCTGTGGGGCCGGCTGTTTCCCGAATGGGGCGCGGTGCGCGACCTGCCGCCGCGCGACGTCGTCCACATCTGGACCGTCGACCGCCACCTCGTCGAAACAGTGTCCCGTGCAAGCGCTTTCACCACGCGCGTGTCGCGTCCCGACCTGCTGGTGCTCGGCGCGCTGGTCCACGACATCGGCAAGGGCCGCGGCGGCGATCACAGCGTCATCGGCGCCGAACTGGCCGATCAGATCGGCAGCCGGCTCGGATTGTGGCCGTCGGACATCAAGATCCTGTCCACCCTCGTGCGCCATCACCTGCTGCTGGCGCACACCGCGACCAGGCGTGACCTGCAGGATCCCACCACCATCTCCGCCGTCGTGGACGCGCTCGACGGTGACCCCGTGGTGCTCGAACTGCTGCACGCCCTGGCTGAGGCCGACTCGCTGGCTACCGGTCCCGGGGTGTGGGGCGACTGGAAGGCGTCGCTGATCGGCGAACTCGTCCGCCGCTGTCGGCTGGTGATGGCCGGGGAGCCGTTTCCGCATCCCGATCCCATCGATCCGCGGTTCGTCGAGCTGGCCCGCGAGGTCGGGGTCCACGTGGAGTTGACTCCCGCCGACACGCCGCACATCTACAACGTCACGATGATCGCCCCCGACAGCCGCGGGGTGCTGTCCAAAGCGGCCGGGGTGCTGGCGCTGAACTCGTTGCGCGTGCACTCGGCGTCGGTGAACGGACACGAGGGCTCGGCCATCAACAGTTTCGTGGTCTCACCGCACTTCGGCACACCGCCCGCCGCGCAGCTGCTGCGCCAGCAGCTGATTCTCGCCCTCGACGGCGAACTCGATGTGATGGGCCTGCTGGAGAAGAAGGAAGCCGACGCCGCCGGGACGGTCCGGGCGGGGGAGATCCGCGCCGCGGTGCCGATCAACGCTCCTGCGGCACCACCACTGGTGCTGTGGCACGACGGCGCGGGTGCCGGCCAGGCGGTCGCCGAGATCCGGGCCACCGACCGCGCCGGCCTGCTCGCCGTGCTCACCCGTGTGTTCGAACGCGCCGGGGCCGACATCGCATGGGCCAAGGTCACCACCATGGGCTCGTCGGTGGTCGACGCGTTCGGGATCGTGCTGCCCACAGACGACCCGGCGGCCCGGCACAACGTGGAACGGGAACTGTACGCGGTTCTGCCGGCCCCGCCGGCAAAGCCCGCAGCCGTCGAGGCCAGCTAG
- the rimM gene encoding ribosome maturation factor RimM (Essential for efficient processing of 16S rRNA), which translates to MDLVVGRVVKAHGVTGELSVEVRTDDPQARFVPGAVLRGRPSRGGAERDYVIETVRPHGDRMLVRLQGVGDRDGADALRGTIFLVDSADLPPIEDPDEFYDHQLEGMVVTTTDGRPVGTVAEVLHTAAGELLAVRDPDGAEVLVPFVSAIVVSVSLADNAIEVDPPEGLLDL; encoded by the coding sequence ATGGACCTGGTTGTCGGGCGCGTCGTCAAAGCGCACGGCGTCACGGGTGAACTCTCGGTCGAGGTTCGCACCGACGACCCCCAAGCCCGTTTTGTTCCCGGCGCCGTATTGCGTGGCCGTCCGTCGCGGGGTGGCGCCGAGCGTGACTACGTCATCGAGACCGTGCGTCCCCACGGGGATCGGATGCTCGTCCGCCTGCAGGGTGTCGGCGACCGCGATGGCGCCGACGCGTTGCGGGGCACGATCTTCCTGGTCGACTCGGCGGATCTGCCGCCGATCGAGGACCCCGACGAGTTCTACGACCATCAACTCGAGGGCATGGTCGTCACCACCACCGACGGCCGGCCTGTGGGTACCGTCGCCGAGGTGCTGCACACCGCCGCGGGCGAACTGCTGGCCGTGCGTGATCCCGACGGCGCCGAGGTGCTGGTGCCGTTCGTGTCGGCGATCGTGGTGTCGGTGTCGTTGGCGGACAACGCGATCGAGGTCGACCCTCCCGAGGGTCTGCTCGACCTCTGA
- a CDS encoding nuclear transport factor 2 family protein, producing the protein MLSLEEISDRLEIQQLLIDYSSAIDGRRFDDLDAVFTPDAYIDYRVSGGVDGAFPEVKAWLKEVLPNFPAYYHLVSNADIRIDGARASCRAICFNPMVMGGENPQIYFVGIWYVDEFVRTRQGWRMSRRVEEKCFDKLM; encoded by the coding sequence ATGTTGAGCCTTGAGGAGATCTCGGACCGGCTGGAGATCCAGCAACTGCTGATCGATTACTCGAGCGCGATCGACGGACGGCGGTTCGACGACCTCGACGCCGTCTTCACCCCGGACGCCTACATCGACTACCGCGTCAGCGGCGGCGTCGACGGGGCCTTCCCCGAGGTGAAGGCGTGGCTGAAGGAAGTGCTGCCGAACTTCCCGGCGTATTACCACCTCGTCAGCAATGCCGACATCCGCATCGACGGCGCCAGGGCGTCGTGCCGGGCGATCTGTTTCAATCCGATGGTGATGGGCGGGGAGAACCCGCAGATCTACTTCGTCGGGATCTGGTACGTCGACGAGTTCGTTCGCACCCGGCAAGGGTGGCGGATGAGCCGGCGGGTCGAGGAGAAGTGCTTCGACAAGCTGATGTGA
- a CDS encoding amidohydrolase family protein, which translates to MTADRTPLHLRGRSLPDGEPVEWWIVHGRLSAEPVAGAETVFGADGDDGWILPGLVDAHCHVGLGPHGEIPLDEAIAQAETERGVGALLLRDAGSPTDTRSFDDRPELPRIIRAGRHLARPRRYSRGFAQELEDEWQLPEAVAEQARWGDGWVKLVGDWIDRDSGDLAPLWSDDVLAAAIDAAHANGARVTAHVFGEDALPGLIKAGIDCIEHGTGLTEDTIGLMVEHGTALVPTLINIENFPDIAASAHRYPAYQKHMRALYESCSARIGAAHEAGVPIFAGSDAGSAVAHGRIAEEVDALKAIGMTPTEALGAACWDAREWLRRPGLAHGASADLVCYREDPRSGAGVLADPTLVMLRGVVY; encoded by the coding sequence TTGACGGCCGACCGCACCCCGCTGCATCTGCGGGGCCGCAGCCTGCCCGACGGCGAACCCGTTGAGTGGTGGATCGTCCATGGACGCCTCAGCGCGGAGCCGGTGGCCGGCGCCGAGACGGTTTTCGGCGCCGACGGGGATGACGGCTGGATCCTGCCCGGGCTCGTCGACGCGCACTGCCACGTCGGGCTCGGGCCGCACGGCGAGATCCCGCTGGACGAGGCGATCGCCCAGGCCGAGACCGAGCGTGGCGTGGGCGCTCTGCTGCTGCGCGACGCCGGCTCGCCGACCGACACCCGCAGCTTCGACGACCGCCCCGAACTGCCGCGCATCATTCGCGCCGGGCGTCACCTGGCGCGGCCGCGGCGGTACTCCCGGGGGTTCGCCCAGGAGCTCGAAGACGAATGGCAGCTCCCGGAGGCGGTGGCCGAGCAGGCCCGCTGGGGAGACGGCTGGGTCAAGCTGGTAGGGGACTGGATCGACCGCGACAGCGGGGATCTGGCGCCGCTGTGGTCCGACGACGTGCTGGCGGCGGCGATCGACGCCGCGCATGCCAATGGCGCCCGCGTCACCGCGCATGTGTTCGGCGAGGACGCGCTGCCCGGCCTGATCAAGGCCGGCATCGACTGCATCGAACACGGCACCGGGCTGACCGAGGACACCATCGGTCTGATGGTTGAGCACGGCACGGCGCTGGTGCCCACCCTGATCAACATCGAGAACTTCCCGGACATCGCCGCCTCGGCGCACAGGTACCCGGCCTATCAGAAGCACATGCGGGCGCTCTACGAATCCTGTTCTGCCCGCATCGGTGCCGCACACGAGGCGGGCGTGCCGATCTTCGCGGGTTCGGATGCGGGCAGCGCGGTGGCGCATGGCCGCATCGCCGAGGAGGTGGACGCGCTCAAGGCCATCGGCATGACGCCCACCGAGGCGCTCGGCGCGGCATGCTGGGACGCCCGCGAGTGGCTGCGCCGTCCCGGACTGGCCCACGGCGCGTCGGCGGACCTGGTGTGCTACCGCGAGGATCCGCGCTCAGGGGCCGGGGTGCTGGCCGACCCGACGCTGGTGATGCTGCGGGGCGTCGTCTACTGA